One Streptomyces coeruleorubidus DNA segment encodes these proteins:
- a CDS encoding SH3 domain-containing protein has product MSVEPVEETERGTHEPGMPLVTTLAAAATYFSIAPGVRLNVRSGPGTGYPIVKILPEGSRVPIHCQTPGTWVTGPYGTTNIWDNIASGQYVSDAYVNTGSDGYIRPRCG; this is encoded by the coding sequence ATGTCAGTCGAGCCTGTCGAAGAGACCGAGCGCGGCACCCACGAGCCCGGCATGCCGCTGGTCACCACACTGGCCGCGGCGGCCACGTACTTCTCGATCGCACCGGGCGTCCGCCTCAACGTCCGCAGCGGTCCCGGCACCGGCTACCCGATCGTCAAGATCCTGCCCGAGGGCTCCCGAGTCCCGATCCACTGCCAAACACCCGGCACCTGGGTCACGGGCCCGTACGGCACGACGAACATCTGGGACAACATCGCGAGCGGCCAGTACGTCTCGGACGCCTACGTGAACACGGGCAGCGACGGCTACATCCGCCCACGCTGCGGCTGA
- a CDS encoding EamA/RhaT family transporter — translation MSAENGPLGPHPEPIRFFGTTWLNHDNGYTARRIGVAIGSLATAVVSCLVLRLAYQGLQIAAIGSFVTLLMVVMFAICSAMAFRHTWDGFTRRPDPDRQASLRGLLTIGFVGSLLAYFFRSLTEAPGEKLHREEYEAARKHHEQRTTRRSGNPSKKRRRT, via the coding sequence GTGAGCGCAGAGAACGGCCCCCTCGGCCCCCACCCCGAGCCAATCCGCTTCTTCGGTACGACCTGGCTGAACCACGACAACGGCTACACAGCCCGCCGCATCGGCGTCGCCATCGGCTCACTGGCCACCGCAGTCGTCTCCTGCCTCGTCCTCCGCCTCGCCTACCAGGGCCTCCAGATCGCCGCGATCGGCAGCTTCGTCACGCTCCTCATGGTCGTGATGTTCGCGATCTGCAGCGCGATGGCCTTCCGCCACACCTGGGACGGCTTCACCCGCCGCCCCGACCCCGACCGCCAGGCATCCCTCCGAGGCCTCCTGACCATCGGTTTCGTCGGCTCACTCCTCGCGTACTTCTTCCGCTCCCTCACCGAGGCCCCCGGCGAAAAGCTGCACCGCGAGGAATACGAGGCAGCCCGCAAGCACCACGAGCAGCGCACGACCCGCCGCTCCGGCAACCCGTCGAAAAAGCGCCGCCGCACGTAA
- a CDS encoding ABC transporter ATP-binding protein produces the protein MMNNAPDPPRPDTTQPTAIHAENLTVARGPRTVLRDLGFTVPRGQITGLLGPSGCGKSTLMRAIVGTQAKVTGTLDVLGRPAGHPTLRTRIGYVTQAPSVYDDLTVRQNLDYFAAILDPGRPAAERRHDNVTRAIADVDLTTHADALAGNLSGGQRSRVSLAVALLGTPELLVLDEPTVGLDPVLRRDLWTLFHDIAASRGATLLVSSHVMDEAERCHRLLLMREGELLADDTPEALRTRTGAETVEEAFLHLVDEAKAATRTKETTR, from the coding sequence ATGATGAATAATGCTCCCGACCCGCCACGTCCCGACACCACCCAGCCCACAGCCATCCACGCCGAGAACCTCACCGTCGCCCGCGGCCCCCGCACGGTCCTGCGCGACCTCGGCTTCACCGTTCCGCGCGGCCAGATCACCGGCCTGCTGGGCCCCTCCGGCTGCGGCAAGTCCACCCTGATGCGCGCCATCGTCGGCACCCAGGCCAAGGTCACCGGCACCCTGGACGTCCTAGGCCGCCCCGCCGGCCACCCCACCCTCCGCACCCGCATCGGCTACGTCACCCAGGCCCCGTCCGTCTACGACGACCTGACGGTCCGTCAGAACCTCGACTACTTCGCCGCGATACTCGACCCCGGCCGCCCCGCCGCCGAACGCCGCCACGACAACGTCACCCGCGCGATAGCCGACGTCGACCTCACCACCCACGCCGACGCCTTGGCCGGCAACCTCTCCGGCGGCCAGCGCAGCCGCGTCTCCCTGGCCGTAGCCCTCCTCGGCACCCCCGAACTCCTGGTCCTGGACGAACCGACCGTCGGCCTCGACCCGGTTCTGCGCCGCGACCTCTGGACCCTCTTCCACGACATCGCGGCGAGCCGCGGTGCGACACTCCTCGTCTCCTCCCACGTCATGGACGAGGCAGAACGCTGCCATCGCCTCCTCCTCATGCGCGAGGGCGAACTCCTCGCCGACGACACCCCGGAGGCCCTGCGCACCCGCACCGGCGCGGAGACGGTCGAGGAGGCCTTCCTGCACCTGGTGGACGAGGCAAAGGCGGCAACCCGCACAAAGGAGACGACGCGATGA
- a CDS encoding ABC transporter permease, protein MTPTPTSTTTPATTPTPPQALNISRTTATATRVLRQLAHDPRTIALLILIPCVMLLLLRYVFDGSPRTFDSIGASLLGIFPLITMFLVTSIATLRERTSGTLERLLAMPLGKGDLIAGYALAFGTLAIIQSALATGLAVWFLGLDVTGSPWLLLLVALLDALLGTALGLFVSAFAASEFQAVQFMPAVIFPQLLLCGLFTPRDNMHPVLETISDVLPMSYAVDGMNEVLRHTDMTTTFVRDTLIVAGCALLVLALGAATLRRRTA, encoded by the coding sequence ATGACCCCCACGCCTACGTCCACGACCACCCCCGCGACCACCCCCACCCCACCGCAGGCCCTGAACATCTCCCGAACCACCGCCACAGCGACCCGCGTCCTGCGCCAGCTCGCCCACGACCCCCGCACCATCGCGCTGCTGATCCTCATCCCCTGCGTGATGCTGCTCCTGCTGCGCTACGTCTTCGACGGCAGCCCGCGCACCTTCGACAGCATCGGCGCGTCCCTGCTCGGGATCTTCCCGCTGATCACGATGTTCCTGGTGACCTCCATCGCCACCCTGCGCGAACGCACCTCGGGCACCCTCGAACGTCTCCTCGCCATGCCCCTCGGCAAAGGCGACCTCATCGCCGGCTACGCCCTCGCCTTCGGCACCCTCGCGATCATCCAGTCCGCCCTGGCCACGGGCCTCGCCGTCTGGTTCCTCGGCCTCGACGTCACCGGCAGCCCCTGGCTCCTCCTCCTGGTGGCCCTCCTCGACGCGCTCCTCGGCACGGCCCTCGGCCTCTTCGTCTCGGCCTTCGCGGCCTCGGAATTCCAGGCGGTCCAGTTCATGCCGGCGGTGATCTTCCCCCAGCTTCTCCTCTGCGGCCTGTTCACACCCCGCGACAACATGCACCCGGTCCTGGAGACCATCTCCGACGTCCTCCCCATGTCCTACGCGGTGGACGGCATGAACGAGGTCCTCCGCCACACGGACATGACCACCACGTTCGTACGCGACACCCTGATCGTCGCCGGCTGCGCCCTGCTGGTCCTGGCCCTGGGCGCGGCGACACTACGACGCAGGACGGCATAA
- the proC gene encoding pyrroline-5-carboxylate reductase — protein sequence MTQKVAVLGTGKIGEALLSGMIRAGWTPADLLVTARRQERAEELRTRYGVTPVTNPEAAKIADTLILTVKPQDMGTLLDELAPHVPADRLVISGAAGIPTAYFEERLAPGTPVVRVMTNTPALVDEAMSVISAGTHATADHLAHTEEIFGAVGKTLRVPESQQDACTALSGSGPAYFFYLVEAMTDAGILLGLPRDKAHDLIVQSAIGAATMLRDSGEHPVKLRENVTSPAGTTINAIRELENHGVRAALIAALEAARDRSRALASGNNS from the coding sequence ATGACCCAGAAAGTCGCAGTCCTCGGCACCGGCAAGATCGGCGAAGCCCTGCTCAGCGGAATGATCCGAGCCGGCTGGACCCCGGCCGACCTCCTGGTCACCGCCCGCCGCCAGGAACGAGCCGAAGAACTCCGCACCCGCTACGGCGTCACCCCGGTCACCAACCCGGAAGCCGCGAAGATCGCCGACACCCTGATCCTCACGGTCAAACCGCAGGACATGGGCACCCTCCTCGACGAACTCGCCCCCCACGTCCCCGCCGACCGCCTGGTCATCAGCGGCGCCGCCGGCATCCCCACCGCGTACTTCGAGGAACGCCTCGCCCCCGGCACCCCGGTCGTCCGTGTCATGACGAACACCCCCGCCCTGGTCGACGAGGCGATGTCCGTCATCTCCGCCGGCACCCACGCCACCGCCGACCACCTCGCCCACACCGAGGAGATCTTCGGCGCCGTCGGCAAGACGCTCCGCGTCCCCGAGTCCCAGCAGGACGCCTGCACGGCCCTCTCCGGCTCCGGCCCGGCCTACTTCTTCTACCTGGTCGAAGCCATGACCGACGCCGGCATCCTCCTCGGCCTGCCCCGCGACAAGGCCCACGACCTGATCGTCCAGTCCGCGATCGGCGCCGCGACGATGCTCCGCGACAGCGGCGAACACCCCGTCAAGCTCCGCGAGAACGTCACGTCCCCCGCCGGCACGACGATCAACGCCATCCGCGAACTCGAGAACCACGGCGTACGAGCCGCCCTCATCGCCGCCCTCGAAGCCGCCCGCGACCGCAGCCGCGCCCTGGCCTCCGGCAACAACAGCTGA
- the trpS gene encoding tryptophan--tRNA ligase — protein sequence MTRVFSGVKPTGHLTLGNYLGAMRRWAAVDQYEADALFCVVDLHALTVDHDPARVRRLSRQAATLLLASGLDPELCTLFVQSHVDEHARLSYVLECVATDGEMRRMIQYKEKAAREQRRGGSVRLSLLTYPVLMAADILAYGADEVPVGDDQVQHVELTRDLAVRFNQRYGHTFVVPRATRPGVAARVMNLQDPTSKMGKSDDVGPGIVYLLDEPDVVRKKVTRAVTDSGREVVYDREARPGLANLLEILAACSGGSPEELSGAYTSYGALKKDTAEAVVEVLRPVQERHKELCADPGHVERVLRDGAERARGMARPTVDAAYRAIGLLPAVPEAADTGGAVLRV from the coding sequence ATGACACGGGTCTTCAGCGGGGTCAAGCCGACGGGGCATCTGACGCTGGGGAACTACCTGGGAGCCATGCGGCGGTGGGCTGCCGTCGACCAGTACGAGGCCGACGCCTTGTTCTGCGTCGTCGATCTGCACGCGCTGACGGTGGACCACGATCCCGCGCGGGTGCGCAGGCTGAGCCGGCAGGCGGCGACCTTGTTGCTGGCGTCCGGGTTGGATCCGGAGCTCTGCACGCTGTTCGTGCAGAGTCATGTGGATGAGCACGCCCGGCTGTCGTACGTGCTGGAGTGCGTGGCCACCGACGGTGAGATGCGGCGGATGATCCAGTACAAGGAGAAGGCCGCGCGGGAGCAGCGGCGGGGCGGGAGTGTGCGGCTGTCGCTGTTGACGTATCCCGTGCTGATGGCGGCGGACATCCTGGCGTACGGGGCCGACGAGGTGCCGGTCGGGGACGACCAGGTGCAGCATGTGGAGCTCACGCGGGATCTGGCGGTGCGGTTCAACCAACGGTATGGGCATACGTTCGTGGTGCCACGGGCCACGCGTCCCGGGGTGGCGGCGCGGGTGATGAACTTGCAGGATCCGACGTCGAAGATGGGCAAGAGCGACGACGTCGGGCCGGGGATCGTCTATCTGCTGGACGAGCCGGACGTGGTGCGGAAGAAGGTCACGCGGGCCGTGACCGACAGTGGGCGGGAGGTCGTGTACGACCGGGAGGCCCGGCCGGGGCTCGCGAATCTGCTGGAGATCCTCGCCGCGTGCTCGGGTGGGAGTCCTGAGGAGCTGAGCGGGGCGTATACGTCGTACGGGGCCTTGAAGAAGGACACCGCGGAGGCCGTGGTGGAGGTGCTCAGGCCCGTGCAGGAGCGGCACAAGGAGTTGTGTGCGGATCCCGGTCATGTGGAGCGCGTGCTGCGGGACGGTGCGGAGCGGGCTCGGGGGATGGCTCGGCCGACCGTGGATGCCGCTTATCGGGCGATCGGGTTGCTGCCGGCCGTGCCGGAGGCGGCGGACACGGGTGGGGCCGTGCTGAGGGTGTGA
- a CDS encoding HAD family hydrolase, with product MRYDLVIFDNDGVLVDSEPISNRLLAAYLTELGHPTSYEDSLRDYMGAAMHRVHDLVAERTGRRLPVDFDDVFHARVFAAFERDLKPVAGVEEVLQKLAADSVPYCVASSGSHERIRVGHRTTGLDRWFDEGRIFSSQDVGKGKPAPDLFLYAAERMGAAPERCVVVEDSPLGVQAAVAAGMDVYGFTAMTPAERLAGAGRIFSDMGELTDLLMCGT from the coding sequence ATGCGCTATGACCTCGTGATCTTCGACAACGATGGTGTCCTCGTCGACAGTGAGCCCATCTCCAACCGGCTCCTGGCCGCCTATCTGACCGAGCTCGGGCACCCGACGTCCTACGAGGACTCCCTGCGCGACTACATGGGCGCTGCCATGCACCGCGTACACGACCTGGTCGCGGAGCGGACCGGGCGGCGGCTGCCGGTGGACTTCGACGACGTGTTCCATGCCCGGGTCTTCGCGGCCTTCGAGCGGGACTTGAAGCCGGTGGCCGGCGTCGAGGAGGTCCTGCAGAAGCTTGCCGCCGACTCCGTGCCGTACTGCGTGGCTTCGTCCGGGAGTCATGAGCGGATCCGGGTGGGGCATCGGACGACCGGGCTCGATCGGTGGTTCGACGAGGGGCGGATCTTCAGCTCGCAGGACGTGGGGAAAGGGAAGCCGGCTCCCGATCTGTTCCTGTACGCGGCTGAGCGAATGGGGGCCGCGCCGGAGCGGTGTGTCGTCGTCGAGGACAGTCCGCTGGGGGTGCAGGCGGCGGTTGCGGCCGGGATGGACGTGTACGGGTTCACCGCCATGACGCCGGCGGAGAGGCTGGCCGGAGCCGGGCGGATCTTCTCCGACATGGGGGAGCTGACAGACCTGCTCATGTGTGGGACGTAG
- a CDS encoding MFS transporter: MTDVLRRGRGSLAFSFLVQGVAFALLVTRIPAIQDRYGVSDALLPAFLAAVPILAGVGSVSTERLVRRVPPSRLLRWSQPVVLLALLGVGAGERMVELGVALAVFGLAVGVLDASMNMLGVSLQRSYGRSIMLSFHAAYSLGGIVGASLAWAGAHWDLALWVSYLPVVAVLLPAVLVGSRWYVDDRDAAPAAEGKAAGEGQAVAFKWLLPLCLVMTVAYIGDSTVSNWSAKYLKDVLGSSEQMATVPYNVYMVTTLLGRAIGDLGVRRFGAVAVVRGGALVAAGGFAVVAGAPGAWVGMLGFTLLGLGLCVLVPQTFAAAGRLFPGASDAAVARLNVFNYVGFLIGSPLVGVLGDLWSYRGAMVVPMVLVLVTLVYARSFATQPDRYGGGHERPRTADVGRGSNGL, from the coding sequence ATGACTGATGTGCTGCGGCGCGGCAGGGGCTCGTTGGCGTTCAGCTTCTTGGTGCAGGGGGTCGCCTTCGCTCTGCTCGTGACGCGGATTCCGGCCATCCAGGACCGGTACGGGGTCTCCGACGCGCTGCTGCCCGCCTTCCTGGCCGCTGTGCCGATCCTGGCCGGGGTCGGGAGCGTGAGCACCGAGCGGCTGGTGAGGCGGGTGCCGCCGAGCCGGCTGTTGCGGTGGTCCCAGCCCGTGGTGCTGTTGGCGCTGCTCGGGGTCGGGGCCGGGGAGCGGATGGTGGAACTGGGCGTCGCGCTCGCGGTGTTCGGGCTGGCCGTCGGGGTGCTGGACGCGTCGATGAACATGCTCGGGGTGAGCCTTCAGCGGTCGTACGGGCGCAGCATCATGCTCAGTTTCCACGCGGCCTACAGCCTGGGCGGGATCGTAGGGGCCTCGCTGGCGTGGGCGGGGGCGCACTGGGATCTGGCGTTGTGGGTGTCGTATCTGCCGGTCGTGGCGGTGCTGCTGCCGGCTGTGCTGGTGGGGAGCCGGTGGTACGTCGACGACCGGGACGCGGCCCCCGCGGCGGAGGGGAAGGCTGCCGGGGAGGGCCAGGCCGTCGCCTTCAAGTGGCTGCTGCCGTTGTGTCTGGTGATGACCGTCGCCTATATCGGGGACTCCACGGTCTCCAACTGGAGCGCGAAGTACCTGAAGGATGTGCTCGGGTCTTCGGAGCAGATGGCGACCGTCCCGTACAACGTGTACATGGTCACCACGCTGCTGGGGCGGGCGATCGGGGACCTGGGGGTGCGGCGGTTCGGGGCCGTGGCCGTCGTGCGGGGTGGGGCGCTGGTGGCGGCGGGCGGGTTCGCCGTGGTGGCGGGGGCGCCCGGGGCGTGGGTGGGGATGCTGGGGTTCACGCTGCTGGGGCTGGGCTTGTGCGTGCTGGTGCCGCAGACGTTCGCGGCGGCCGGCCGGCTGTTCCCGGGGGCTTCGGATGCGGCCGTCGCGCGACTGAATGTCTTCAACTATGTGGGGTTTTTGATCGGTTCGCCGTTGGTCGGTGTGCTCGGGGACCTGTGGAGCTATCGCGGGGCCATGGTCGTGCCGATGGTGTTGGTGCTGGTGACGCTGGTGTACGCCCGGTCGTTCGCGACTCAACCGGACCGATACGGTGGCGGGCATGAGCGGCCGCGCACAGCTGATGTGGGACGAGGCAGTAACGGGCTATGA
- a CDS encoding acetoin utilization protein AcuC yields the protein MSGRAQLMWDEAVTGYDFGPGHPMDPVRLALTRGLVDAFGLDREVEVVAAKAAGESTLRLVHRQDYIEAVKAASVDPGAADQSYGLGTMDDPAFAGMHEVSALIAGQSVGAAEAVWRGEALHAVNFAGGLHHAMPGGASGFCIYNDASLAIARLLELGAERVAYIDVDVHHGDGVQAAFWEDPRVLTISLHEHPRTLFPQTGWPEETGADSAEGSAVNVALPAGTGDAGWLRAFHAVVPELIADFRPQVLVTQHGADTHFEDPLAHLAVSLDAQRAVQVACHDLAHEYADGRWVALGGGGYAVVDVVPRSWTHLVGIAAGRAVAPEAMIPEGWRQEAFARTRQLAPARMTDGRWPVAFPGWGEGYDPADRLDQAVLAARRAVFPLRGLLA from the coding sequence ATGAGCGGCCGCGCACAGCTGATGTGGGACGAGGCAGTAACGGGCTATGACTTTGGTCCCGGGCATCCGATGGACCCGGTCCGGCTCGCCCTGACCCGGGGACTGGTCGATGCCTTCGGGCTGGACCGTGAGGTGGAGGTGGTCGCCGCGAAGGCGGCCGGGGAGTCGACGCTGCGGCTCGTCCACCGGCAGGACTACATCGAGGCGGTGAAGGCCGCGTCGGTGGATCCGGGGGCGGCGGACCAGTCGTACGGGCTGGGGACGATGGATGATCCGGCCTTCGCCGGGATGCACGAGGTGTCGGCGCTGATCGCCGGGCAGTCGGTGGGGGCCGCGGAGGCCGTATGGCGGGGGGAGGCGCTGCACGCGGTGAACTTCGCGGGCGGGCTGCACCACGCGATGCCGGGCGGGGCGTCCGGCTTCTGCATCTACAACGACGCGTCGCTGGCGATCGCCCGGCTGCTGGAGCTCGGGGCCGAGCGGGTGGCGTACATCGACGTCGACGTACATCACGGGGACGGGGTGCAGGCGGCGTTCTGGGAGGACCCGCGGGTGCTGACGATCTCGCTGCACGAGCATCCCCGGACGCTGTTCCCGCAGACCGGGTGGCCGGAGGAGACCGGGGCGGACTCCGCGGAGGGCTCGGCGGTGAACGTGGCGCTGCCGGCCGGGACGGGGGACGCCGGGTGGCTGCGGGCGTTCCACGCGGTCGTGCCGGAGCTGATCGCCGACTTCCGGCCGCAGGTGCTGGTGACGCAGCACGGGGCCGACACGCACTTCGAGGATCCGCTGGCGCATCTGGCGGTGTCGCTGGACGCGCAGCGGGCGGTGCAGGTGGCCTGTCACGACCTGGCGCACGAGTACGCCGACGGGCGGTGGGTGGCGCTGGGCGGGGGCGGCTACGCGGTGGTGGACGTCGTGCCGCGGTCGTGGACGCATCTGGTCGGGATCGCGGCGGGCCGGGCCGTGGCGCCCGAGGCGATGATTCCCGAGGGCTGGCGGCAGGAAGCGTTCGCCCGGACACGGCAGTTGGCCCCGGCACGGATGACGGACGGGCGCTGGCCCGTGGCCTTCCCCGGCTGGGGGGAGGGCTACGACCCCGCGGACCGGCTGGACCAGGCGGTGCTGGCGGCTCGGCGGGCGGTGTTCCCGCTGCGGGGGTTGCTGGCCTGA
- a CDS encoding phosphatase, translating to MLTPEALRAHLVGARLAGTVATSREESLRSYRLFAARDPRVLLGLDPEGPWSQWDVIELMADRCGVPADRRRVSGQDVIDPGRTLAALDAFAGRLAEAARRSAPVLLGTGHPHRLLGFYAALADALSAAGCEILTPAQGRCVDITTRFGLRTYNLDYVRGVALVRGAGVERPGCEPGAHTHSPLPVRTVLAAAAEAGGPLPELVIGDHGWVCGAGQLGFEAVGPADTDDPAPFVGEAEGSVSVVVPLDDGVRSDYYLPLTRYVLNRACLSQ from the coding sequence GTGCTGACCCCCGAAGCCCTTCGTGCGCACCTGGTGGGCGCACGCCTCGCCGGGACCGTGGCCACGTCTCGTGAGGAGAGCCTGCGGAGTTACCGGCTGTTCGCCGCCCGGGATCCACGGGTGCTCCTCGGGCTGGATCCCGAAGGGCCCTGGAGCCAGTGGGATGTGATCGAGCTGATGGCGGACCGGTGCGGGGTTCCGGCCGATCGCCGTCGGGTTTCCGGCCAGGACGTGATCGATCCGGGGCGCACCCTGGCCGCGCTGGACGCCTTCGCGGGGCGCCTCGCCGAGGCCGCCCGGCGGAGCGCACCGGTGCTCCTCGGCACCGGGCACCCTCACCGGCTGCTCGGTTTCTACGCCGCTTTGGCAGACGCGCTGTCGGCGGCGGGGTGTGAGATCCTCACCCCCGCGCAGGGTCGCTGTGTCGACATAACGACCCGGTTCGGCCTACGTACGTACAACCTCGACTACGTACGAGGAGTCGCGCTGGTGCGGGGAGCCGGGGTGGAACGCCCCGGTTGTGAGCCCGGCGCACATACGCACTCACCTCTCCCGGTTCGTACCGTGTTGGCCGCTGCCGCGGAGGCCGGCGGGCCCCTTCCCGAGCTGGTGATCGGGGACCACGGGTGGGTCTGCGGGGCAGGTCAGCTGGGGTTCGAGGCCGTCGGGCCGGCCGATACGGACGACCCCGCCCCGTTCGTCGGGGAGGCGGAGGGGTCCGTCTCCGTCGTCGTTCCACTTGATGACGGAGTGCGGTCTGATTACTACCTGCCGCTTACCCGCTACGTACTCAATCGGGCGTGTCTGTCACAGTAG
- a CDS encoding helix-turn-helix domain-containing protein has product MAAAGERPLNEVQFLTVAEVASVMRVSKMTVYRLVHSGHLPAIRVGRSFRVPEQAVHEYLRESYVGVETA; this is encoded by the coding sequence ATGGCTGCAGCTGGCGAGAGGCCTCTGAACGAGGTTCAGTTCCTTACCGTGGCGGAAGTCGCCTCGGTGATGCGAGTGTCGAAGATGACCGTGTACCGGTTGGTGCACAGCGGTCATCTGCCCGCGATCCGTGTGGGGCGGTCCTTCCGCGTCCCGGAGCAAGCGGTTCACGAGTACCTCCGCGAGAGTTACGTGGGGGTGGAAACCGCCTGA
- a CDS encoding 30S ribosomal protein bS22, translating into MGSVIKKRRKRMAKKKHRKLLKRTRVQRRNKK; encoded by the coding sequence GTGGGCTCTGTTATCAAGAAGCGGCGCAAGCGGATGGCCAAGAAGAAGCACCGCAAGCTGCTCAAGCGCACGCGCGTTCAGCGTCGCAACAAGAAGTAA
- a CDS encoding NAD-dependent epimerase/dehydratase family protein: MGKVVLVTGVARQLGGRFVRRIQRDPEVDRVVAVDAVPPEHHLGGADFVQADIRQPTIARVLAETGADTIVHLDVTGTPLGSGNRASLKETNVIGTMQLLGACQKSPNVRRLVVKSSTNVYGSAPRDPAVFTETTPPKSLPSGGFAKDTVEVEGYVRGFARRRPDVAVCVLRFANILGPTADTPLVSYFSLPVLPTVFGYDPRLQFVHEDDVIEVLRIASHEPTRGTLNSGTFNIAGDGVLLLSQCSRRLGRPTVPLLLPAVTWAGSLVRTLGMSDFSPEQIRLLTHGRVVATGQMRETLGFQPKYTTAETFADFARSQGPGLLPPEALAGAVDRIAALPLAGGGHPPTQSAN; the protein is encoded by the coding sequence TTGGGCAAGGTCGTGCTCGTGACCGGTGTGGCCCGCCAGCTGGGGGGCCGGTTCGTACGGCGGATCCAGCGTGACCCCGAGGTGGACCGGGTCGTCGCCGTGGACGCGGTGCCGCCCGAGCACCACCTGGGCGGCGCGGACTTCGTCCAGGCCGACATCCGGCAGCCCACCATCGCGCGGGTGCTCGCCGAGACGGGCGCCGACACGATCGTCCACCTGGACGTGACGGGCACGCCGCTGGGCAGCGGCAACCGGGCCTCCCTGAAGGAGACCAACGTCATCGGCACGATGCAGCTGCTCGGTGCCTGCCAGAAGTCACCGAACGTGCGGCGGCTGGTCGTGAAGTCCAGCACGAACGTCTACGGCTCCGCGCCGCGTGACCCGGCCGTCTTCACGGAGACGACCCCGCCCAAGTCGCTGCCCAGCGGTGGCTTCGCCAAGGACACGGTGGAGGTCGAGGGCTATGTCCGCGGCTTCGCGCGGCGCCGGCCCGACGTGGCCGTCTGCGTGCTGCGGTTCGCCAACATCCTCGGCCCGACCGCGGACACCCCGCTCGTCTCGTACTTCTCGCTGCCGGTGCTGCCGACCGTGTTCGGCTACGACCCGCGGCTGCAGTTCGTGCACGAGGACGACGTGATCGAGGTGCTGCGGATCGCCTCGCACGAGCCCACGCGGGGCACGCTCAACAGCGGCACCTTCAACATCGCCGGCGACGGTGTGCTGCTGCTCTCGCAGTGCTCCCGGCGCCTCGGGCGCCCCACCGTGCCCCTGCTGCTCCCGGCCGTCACCTGGGCGGGCTCGCTGGTGCGTACGCTGGGCATGTCGGACTTCTCGCCCGAGCAGATCCGGCTGCTCACCCACGGCCGGGTCGTGGCCACGGGCCAGATGCGCGAGACGCTGGGATTCCAGCCCAAGTACACGACCGCGGAGACGTTCGCGGACTTCGCACGCAGCCAAGGACCCGGACTTCTCCCGCCGGAGGCCCTTGCGGGGGCCGTCGACCGGATCGCCGCGCTGCCCCTCGCGGGCGGCGGCCACCCCCCGACGCAGAGCGCCAACTGA